CGCGCTTCGCCCAGAGCCCGCAGGTGGTGCAACTGATCGGCCAGCGGCTCGTCAACGGTCAGACGGTAACGGATTCGCGCGTTGGCGTCGGCGAAGCGATCGGAGCGGTGGCGGTCGGCGCTACACAAGCCGTGGGGCAGACCGCGTCGGCCGCGATCAGCGTTCCGATCGCGGTGGTCGATCCGACCACGCGCCGCAACCTCGGCGACCAGTTCGATGCCGCGGCGCAGGCAACGGGCGGCACCCTCGATGCCGCCCGCCCGGACCTGCGCTGACGCTGCATCACCATGGGCGCATCCGCCATAAAACGCCGTCGCGCCGCACGATACCGTGGTAGAGCGCGGCGGCCACATGGACGAGGATGAACGCCACCAGCACGATCCAGGCCGAGACGTGAACGGACTCCGCCACGCCTGAAATGGCGTCCGAGCGGGGTACGAGGGAAGGGATGCCCAAGGCGTCCAGCACCTCGACTGGGTAGCCGCCTGCCTTGACGTAAGTGTAGCCGCTGAGACCCATGATGACGAGCAGGGTATAGAGTGCGCCGTGGCTGGCACGGGCCGCGGCCACCTGCCATGCCGGCATGGAGGCGGGCAGTGGCGGCGCGGGGCGGGCAACCCGATAGGCCAGCCGGGCTGCCACCAGCAGCAGGATCAGCACACCGGTATTCTTGTGAAAGAGGTACAGCATGTCGCGAAGGCTTCGCGACACGTCGTCGCCGGCCATGGTAAGCCCTGCGGGGATCATGGCAAAGACAAGCAGGGCCACCAGCCAGTGCAGCAGGCGCGCCGGGCCCCGATAGGACGATCCGCCGTCATCCATCGCCCTTGCCTCCCTGCAAGTCCCATCGACGTCACTGGCTGCGGCAGATGGTCCGCGCATTCGCCGATGGCGTCAAGTGCTTGACAAGGCACGGCTTCCACGATGAGCCTTATGCGATGGACGATGCCACGCAGAACGGCGGTACGAAAATCGCATACCGCCATGCGGGGGCGCGGGCCGTGCTTGTCCGCTTCCTGCAGGCCAGCCTTCCGCTGCTGGCCCTTGCGCTGTTTCTGGCGGACCTGCTGACGCCGAGCCGACCCGGCATGGTAACGCTGATCGTCATCGTGCTTCACGGCGCCGCCACGGCAATTGCAGGATACGGCGTCTGGTCCGCCTATCCCCACGACCGGCTGGGCCGCGCCAATCTGGTGACGCAATTGCGGGCGGCGATGGCCGTTTCGCTTTCTGCCGGCCTTGTCCATCCGTTTGCGGATCATGCAGCATGGATGGCCGTGACGATTGCGACCGCCAGCCTGCTTCTGGACGGTGTCGACGGATGGCTGGCGCGCCGCGACGGCCTGGTTTCCAGCTTCGGCGCACGCTACG
This genomic window from Aureimonas sp. OT7 contains:
- a CDS encoding cytochrome b, with protein sequence MDDGGSSYRGPARLLHWLVALLVFAMIPAGLTMAGDDVSRSLRDMLYLFHKNTGVLILLLVAARLAYRVARPAPPLPASMPAWQVAAARASHGALYTLLVIMGLSGYTYVKAGGYPVEVLDALGIPSLVPRSDAISGVAESVHVSAWIVLVAFILVHVAAALYHGIVRRDGVLWRMRPW
- a CDS encoding CDP-alcohol phosphatidyltransferase family protein gives rise to the protein MVRAFADGVKCLTRHGFHDEPYAMDDATQNGGTKIAYRHAGARAVLVRFLQASLPLLALALFLADLLTPSRPGMVTLIVIVLHGAATAIAGYGVWSAYPHDRLGRANLVTQLRAAMAVSLSAGLVHPFADHAAWMAVTIATASLLLDGVDGWLARRDGLVSSFGARYDMEVDSFLALMLALVAWRSAGWGAEVLLLGLPRYGFMLAAALLPFLRGPLPHSVRRKACCVLQIAVLIVLIVPLPIGDVAGGLALLAGGCLYASFAVDIVHLWRRRA